The following proteins come from a genomic window of Candidatus Methanoperedens sp.:
- a CDS encoding methyltransferase domain-containing protein produces MLEKRSCPNCGSLEMPSIIYEIADIPIHSVQLLKTKEKAITYPKRDIELGFCEKCGFISNVSFDSSVHEYSNEYESTQIYSTTFNLFARKLARSLIDRYDLHGRDIIEIGCGQGEFLSMLCELGNNRGRGFDPAYIPGRNDNLEKNHVSIIKDFYSEKYADIQCDFLCCRMTLEHIYETADFIRTVKKSIHNKPDTTVFFQVPDVRRILKEQAFWDIYYEHCSYFSPGSLARLFRNNGFEITDLYIDYDDQYIMLGARLSQGGKPNLLPAEEDIVQLKSQVDIFSKNCKKQLNTWKSYFENSRKKGRKVVLWGGGSKGVAFLTTLNILKEIEYVVDINPKKHGTYMAGTGQKVIAPEFLIQYKPDTIIVMNPIYRNEIQETLDKMDVTAELKSV; encoded by the coding sequence ATGTTAGAAAAAAGATCATGTCCGAATTGTGGCTCATTGGAAATGCCATCCATAATTTATGAAATTGCAGACATACCTATTCATAGTGTACAATTATTAAAAACCAAGGAGAAAGCCATAACATATCCGAAAAGAGATATTGAACTGGGATTTTGTGAAAAATGTGGTTTTATCTCAAACGTTTCATTTGACTCAAGTGTCCATGAATATTCAAATGAATATGAATCAACACAAATTTATTCAACAACTTTTAATCTATTTGCCCGGAAATTAGCCCGGAGTTTAATTGATCGCTATGATCTTCATGGCAGGGACATAATTGAAATCGGATGTGGTCAGGGGGAGTTTTTATCAATGCTTTGCGAGCTTGGGAATAATCGCGGCAGGGGCTTTGATCCGGCTTATATACCAGGACGCAATGATAATCTTGAAAAAAACCACGTTTCCATCATAAAAGACTTTTATTCAGAAAAATATGCTGATATTCAATGTGACTTCCTTTGCTGCAGAATGACACTTGAACATATATATGAAACAGCTGATTTTATAAGAACTGTTAAAAAATCAATTCATAACAAACCTGATACCACAGTATTTTTCCAGGTTCCCGATGTCAGGCGAATCCTGAAAGAGCAGGCATTCTGGGACATATATTATGAACACTGCTCGTATTTCAGTCCGGGATCCCTGGCTAGATTGTTTAGAAATAACGGTTTTGAAATTACGGATCTGTATATTGATTATGACGATCAGTATATAATGTTGGGAGCACGGTTAAGCCAGGGAGGGAAACCTAATTTGTTACCAGCGGAAGAGGATATAGTGCAACTAAAAAGCCAGGTTGATATCTTCTCTAAGAACTGTAAGAAACAATTAAATACGTGGAAAAGCTACTTTGAAAATTCAAGGAAAAAAGGCCGCAAAGTAGTCCTCTGGGGAGGAGGTTCCAAAGGAGTTGCATTTCTAACCACTCTCAACATTCTTAAAGAGATAGAATATGTAGTTGATATCAATCCAAAAAAACATGGAACATATATGGCAGGTACAGGGCAAAAGGTCATTGCCCCGGAGTTTTTAATTCAGTACAAGCCTGATACAATTATAGTTATGAATCCAATTTATCGTAATGAAATCCAGGAGACTCTTGATAAAATGGATGTTACTGCAGAACTAAAATCCGTTTAA